From Kamptonema formosum PCC 6407, a single genomic window includes:
- the panB gene encoding 3-methyl-2-oxobutanoate hydroxymethyltransferase: protein MPVTINQLIQSKQQGRQIVVLTAYDFAIAELLDRAGVDIILVGDSLAMVALGYETTLPVTLDEMIHHAKAVRRGVKEALVVVDLPFLSYQESPQQAMHSAGRVLKETGAQAIKLEGGNPAIAQTVSQLTLAGIPVMGHVGLTPQSVHQLGYRKQGKTAEASERILGEAIALQDAGAFAIVLEHIPADLAAQISQKLVIPTIGIGAGPDCDGQVLVINDLLGLSVRLPPFAKAYTNLRETITEAVQNYAMEVREGKFPE, encoded by the coding sequence ATGCCAGTCACTATTAACCAATTAATTCAATCTAAACAGCAAGGTCGTCAAATTGTAGTTTTGACGGCCTACGATTTCGCTATTGCTGAACTCTTAGATCGAGCAGGTGTTGATATTATTTTAGTAGGCGATTCTCTGGCAATGGTAGCATTAGGCTATGAAACAACTCTGCCAGTAACTCTCGATGAAATGATCCATCACGCGAAAGCGGTTCGTCGCGGAGTTAAGGAAGCGTTAGTTGTGGTGGATTTGCCTTTTTTAAGTTATCAAGAAAGTCCGCAACAAGCGATGCACTCAGCGGGGAGGGTGTTGAAAGAAACGGGGGCGCAAGCGATAAAGTTAGAGGGGGGAAACCCGGCGATCGCGCAAACAGTTTCTCAGCTAACATTAGCAGGAATACCCGTTATGGGCCACGTTGGTTTAACTCCGCAGTCGGTACACCAACTGGGTTATCGGAAACAGGGGAAAACGGCTGAGGCGAGTGAGAGAATTTTAGGGGAAGCGATCGCGCTTCAAGACGCGGGGGCTTTTGCGATCGTATTAGAGCATATTCCGGCGGATTTAGCGGCTCAAATTAGTCAAAAGTTAGTAATTCCTACTATTGGCATTGGGGCGGGGCCTGATTGTGACGGTCAAGTTTTGGTAATTAATGATTTGTTGGGGCTTTCTGTGCGGTTGCCTCCGTTTGCGAAGGCCTATACTAATTTGCGGGAAACTATTACTGAGGCCGTGCAGAATTATGCAATGGAAGTTAGAGAGGGGAAGTTTCCTGAGTGA
- the guaA gene encoding glutamine-hydrolyzing GMP synthase: MLVILDFGSQYSELIARRIRETQVYSEVISYRTTAEQLATLNPKGIILSGGPSSVYDEGAPHCDPEIWNLGIPVLGVCYGMQLMVKQLGGKVERAKRAEYGKASLSINDPTDLLTNVEDGATMWMSHGDSCVELPAGFEVLAHTDNTPSAAIANYDKKLYGVQFHPEVVHSIGGLALIRNFVYHICDCEPTWTTEAFVEESIREIRARVGDKRVLLALSGGVDSSTLAFLLHKAIGAQLTCMFIDQGFMRKYEPERLVKLFHEQFHIDVQYVNARDRFLAKIAGVTDPEVKRKHIGHEFIQVFEEESKRLGPFDYLAQGTLYPDVIESADTNVDPKTGERVAVKIKSHHNVGGLPKDLRFKLIEPLRKLFKDEVRKLGRSIGLPEEIVNRHPFPGPGLAIRILGEVTAERLNILRDADFIVRQEINRQGMYSELWQAFAVLLPVRSVGVMGDQRTYAYPIVLRLVKSEDGMTADWARVPYDFLETVSNRIVNEVKGVNRVVYDITSKPPGTIEWE; this comes from the coding sequence ATGCTAGTAATTCTAGACTTTGGTTCGCAATATTCAGAGCTAATTGCTCGTCGCATCCGCGAAACTCAAGTTTATTCAGAAGTAATATCTTACCGCACTACAGCAGAGCAGTTAGCTACTCTCAATCCTAAAGGAATTATCCTTTCTGGTGGCCCTAGTTCTGTTTATGACGAAGGGGCTCCCCACTGCGATCCAGAAATCTGGAATTTGGGCATCCCAGTTTTAGGTGTTTGCTACGGAATGCAGTTAATGGTAAAGCAATTAGGTGGGAAAGTTGAACGGGCCAAACGAGCAGAATATGGCAAGGCTTCGCTATCAATTAACGATCCTACAGACTTGCTGACTAATGTGGAAGATGGCGCAACAATGTGGATGAGTCACGGCGATAGTTGCGTTGAATTACCCGCAGGGTTTGAAGTGCTCGCTCATACGGATAATACTCCTAGTGCTGCGATCGCGAATTACGATAAAAAGCTTTATGGCGTTCAGTTTCACCCAGAAGTAGTTCACTCCATTGGCGGTTTAGCTTTAATTCGCAATTTTGTCTACCATATTTGCGACTGCGAACCGACTTGGACAACAGAAGCTTTTGTCGAGGAATCAATTCGCGAAATCCGTGCCAGAGTTGGAGACAAACGGGTTTTGCTGGCTTTATCTGGCGGCGTGGATTCTTCCACTTTAGCCTTCTTGCTGCATAAAGCGATCGGCGCTCAATTGACTTGTATGTTTATCGATCAGGGTTTCATGCGAAAGTATGAGCCAGAAAGGTTAGTAAAGTTATTTCACGAACAGTTCCACATCGACGTGCAGTATGTAAATGCGCGCGATCGCTTCCTTGCTAAAATTGCAGGTGTTACCGATCCAGAAGTGAAACGCAAGCACATCGGCCACGAATTTATCCAAGTATTTGAAGAAGAATCTAAGCGTCTGGGCCCCTTCGATTATCTCGCTCAAGGTACTCTTTATCCAGATGTAATTGAATCTGCTGATACTAACGTAGATCCAAAAACAGGAGAGCGAGTTGCTGTTAAGATTAAGAGCCATCATAACGTCGGTGGTTTACCTAAAGATTTGCGGTTTAAGCTAATTGAACCTTTGCGAAAACTATTCAAAGATGAAGTCCGAAAACTCGGTCGTTCGATTGGATTACCAGAAGAAATTGTCAATCGCCATCCTTTCCCCGGCCCTGGTTTAGCAATTCGCATTTTAGGAGAAGTGACAGCAGAACGTTTAAATATTTTGCGAGATGCTGATTTCATCGTCCGCCAGGAGATTAATCGCCAGGGAATGTATAGCGAACTTTGGCAAGCTTTTGCGGTTTTATTACCAGTCCGCAGTGTTGGCGTTATGGGGGATCAACGCACTTATGCTTACCCAATTGTTTTGCGTTTAGTGAAGAGTGAAGATGGGATGACTGCTGATTGGGCACGAGTACCTTACGATTTTCTGGAAACTGTCTCAAATCGAATTGTTAATGAGGTTAAAGGAGTTAACCGCGTGGTTTATGATATTACTTCTAAGCCGCCTGGAACTATTGAATGGGAGTAA
- a CDS encoding CHAT domain-containing protein, with protein MLCGFLWLWHNIFIVRMDDGEMSTQKEEEAYRLLIQGINLYRKSRFREALASWEQALTIYREIGYRQGEAASLGNLGIAYQSLGQFQLAIDYHQQLLVIVREIGYRQGEAASLGNLGIAYQSLGQFHNAIDYHQQNLAIAREIEYRRGEAISLRNQGLAYQSLGQFQLAIDYYQQSLAINREIGYRQEETASLGNLGNAYHSLGQYQLAIDYHQQSLAIAREIGYCQGETASLGNLGNAYHSLGQYQLAIDYHQQSLAIVKEIGDRQGETTSLGNLGNAYQSLGQFQKAIDYQQQSLAIKKEIGDRQGEANSLGNQGLAYQSLGQYQLAIDYHQHSLAIKREIGDRQGEAISLGNLGIAYKSLGQYQLAIDYHQHSLAIAREIGDREGEATSLNNLGVTLQRINQFPEAEEILRQAIITWEELRTNLRDDSDIVSIFETQRSSYRLMQEVLVAQDKLTEALEFSERGRTRAFIELLRRQTSEPEKGEKAEEITDYLTISDIQQVAQNQNATLVEYSIVTEGIYIWVIQPTGNIEFRRANLTPLESRQKSLNDLQEIILKARVSIGVDEKDSNQNRIEIETDDKRDTQSNFPLLQLLHEILIAPIADLLPRDPESPVIFIPHYALFLVPFAALQNPQGRYFIEDYTPLIAPSIEVLKHTHAQDRQRRETRQKALVVAEPTLHQNFQADPYKLRPYPFMEAAAESIATILETTAITGDKATKVAVINGMLETRIVHIFAHGLLDEYKPDEIAKGRIPGTIVLAPADGDDGALNAAEIIDKELNCEIVVLSACSTGKGTITGDGIIGLSRCFILAGVPSLIVSLWNIGAPAAKVLMTQFYQNLANGENRGAALRHAMLGTKKNDEYSSPSDWAGFTLIGETSSLKLEIITIEEIFNIMSIPENATPEEVIEGFYKALETNHPRLFAEHKDALTELYSRPGETAEELAERFKLWCKSRPKIEEAVANKICTAAARGTSSNPSDQVVRESDERLKENQERSSLPPKSPADTNPNQ; from the coding sequence GTGCTTTGTGGTTTTTTGTGGCTGTGGCATAATATATTTATAGTCAGGATGGATGATGGCGAGATGAGTACACAAAAGGAAGAAGAAGCTTATAGGTTATTGATTCAAGGGATTAACCTTTATCGAAAAAGCCGGTTTCGAGAGGCCTTGGCATCTTGGGAACAGGCATTAACAATTTATCGAGAAATCGGATATCGCCAGGGAGAGGCGGCTTCCCTCGGAAATCTGGGAATTGCCTATCAATCATTAGGGCAATTCCAGTTAGCTATAGACTACCACCAGCAGTTATTAGTGATTGTCAGAGAAATCGGATATCGCCAGGGAGAGGCAGCTTCCCTCGGAAATCTGGGAATTGCCTACCAATCATTAGGGCAATTCCATAATGCCATAGACTACCACCAGCAAAATTTAGCAATTGCCAGAGAAATAGAATATCGTCGAGGAGAGGCAATTTCCCTGAGAAATCAGGGACTTGCCTACCAATCATTAGGGCAATTCCAGTTAGCTATAGACTACTATCAGCAGTCTTTAGCCATTAATAGGGAAATCGGATATCGTCAGGAAGAGACCGCTTCCCTGGGAAATCTGGGAAATGCCTACCATTCATTAGGGCAATACCAGTTAGCTATAGACTACCACCAGCAGTCTTTAGCCATTGCCAGGGAAATCGGATATTGCCAGGGAGAGACCGCTTCCCTGGGAAATCTGGGAAATGCCTACCATTCATTAGGGCAATACCAGTTAGCTATAGACTACCACCAGCAGTCTTTAGCCATTGTGAAGGAAATCGGAGATCGCCAGGGAGAGACAACTTCCCTGGGAAATCTGGGAAATGCCTACCAATCATTAGGGCAATTCCAGAAAGCGATTGACTACCAGCAGCAGTCTTTAGCCATTAAGAAGGAAATCGGAGATCGCCAAGGAGAGGCAAATTCTTTGGGAAATCAGGGACTTGCCTACCAATCATTAGGGCAATACCAGTTAGCTATAGACTACCACCAGCATTCTTTAGCCATTAAGAGGGAAATCGGAGATCGCCAGGGAGAGGCAATTTCTCTGGGAAATCTGGGAATTGCCTATAAATCATTAGGGCAATACCAGTTAGCTATAGACTACCACCAGCATTCTTTAGCCATTGCCAGGGAAATAGGAGATCGCGAGGGAGAGGCAACTTCCCTGAATAATCTCGGCGTAACTCTGCAAAGAATCAATCAATTCCCAGAAGCCGAAGAAATCCTACGACAAGCTATCATAACTTGGGAAGAATTACGAACCAATTTAAGAGATGATAGTGATATAGTCTCAATTTTTGAAACCCAGCGATCTTCCTATCGGCTAATGCAAGAAGTGTTAGTTGCCCAAGATAAACTTACCGAAGCTTTAGAATTTTCCGAAAGGGGGCGCACTCGTGCTTTTATCGAGTTACTGAGACGGCAAACCTCAGAACCAGAAAAGGGAGAAAAAGCTGAGGAAATTACAGATTATCTAACAATTTCTGATATCCAGCAAGTTGCCCAAAATCAAAACGCCACCCTCGTTGAATATTCAATAGTTACTGAAGGCATTTATATCTGGGTAATTCAGCCCACAGGAAACATTGAATTTCGCCGCGCCAACTTAACCCCCTTAGAATCTCGCCAGAAATCTCTCAACGATCTCCAAGAAATCATCCTCAAAGCGCGGGTTTCCATTGGTGTCGATGAAAAAGACAGCAATCAAAACAGAATTGAAATAGAAACCGACGACAAAAGAGACACACAATCCAACTTTCCCCTATTGCAATTACTCCATGAAATCCTGATCGCACCCATAGCCGACTTGTTACCCAGAGATCCCGAATCCCCCGTGATTTTCATCCCCCATTATGCCCTATTTTTAGTACCCTTTGCCGCCTTACAAAACCCCCAAGGACGCTATTTCATCGAAGATTATACACCCCTAATCGCCCCATCCATCGAAGTCTTAAAACACACCCACGCGCAAGATCGGCAAAGGCGAGAAACCCGGCAAAAAGCCCTAGTAGTAGCTGAACCAACCTTACACCAAAACTTCCAAGCAGATCCTTATAAACTGCGTCCCTATCCATTTATGGAAGCAGCAGCCGAAAGCATCGCCACCATCTTAGAAACCACCGCCATCACGGGAGACAAAGCCACCAAAGTTGCCGTCATCAACGGAATGCTAGAAACGCGCATCGTCCACATTTTCGCCCACGGACTTTTAGACGAATATAAACCCGATGAAATTGCTAAAGGGCGGATTCCCGGCACAATTGTTTTAGCCCCTGCCGATGGTGATGATGGGGCGTTAAATGCCGCTGAAATTATTGATAAAGAACTCAATTGTGAGATAGTAGTATTGAGTGCCTGTAGCACCGGCAAAGGCACAATTACCGGCGATGGAATTATTGGGTTATCGCGCTGTTTTATTCTCGCAGGAGTTCCCAGTTTAATCGTTTCCCTGTGGAATATTGGCGCACCGGCCGCTAAGGTTTTGATGACTCAATTTTATCAGAATTTAGCTAATGGGGAAAATCGCGGGGCGGCCTTGCGCCATGCTATGTTGGGGACGAAAAAAAATGATGAATATTCCAGTCCTTCCGATTGGGCGGGCTTTACCCTGATTGGCGAAACCTCAAGTTTAAAATTAGAAATTATCACCATAGAGGAGATTTTTAACATTATGTCAATTCCTGAAAATGCGACACCAGAAGAAGTTATTGAAGGATTTTATAAAGCTTTAGAAACCAATCATCCTCGCTTGTTTGCAGAACACAAAGACGCACTTACTGAATTATATTCTCGTCCCGGTGAAACAGCAGAAGAACTTGCCGAAAGGTTTAAATTATGGTGTAAATCTCGTCCTAAAATAGAGGAGGCTGTTGCTAATAAAATCTGTACGGCGGCGGCTAGAGGAACCAGTAGCAATCCTTCAGATCAAGTTGTGAGAGAATCAGATGAAAGGTTAAAAGAAAATCAGGAAAGGTCGAGTTTACCTCCGAAATCACCAGCGGATACTAACCCAAATCAGTAG
- a CDS encoding pepsin/retropepsin-like aspartic protease family protein, translating to MGRVTTTITVTNHIDEILAERGFIALEQIRSITLDNVLVDTGATRLCLPADIISDLGLPMTGEIQGETVIGNRMFRVFKDITLSVAGRQGLYNCVELPAGQEPLLGQIPLEDLGLEPDLKNQVLRILPAEGKQSYIRV from the coding sequence ATGGGCAGAGTTACAACCACCATCACCGTTACTAACCATATAGACGAGATTTTAGCAGAAAGAGGGTTTATTGCTCTAGAGCAAATCCGCTCTATTACTCTCGATAACGTTTTAGTGGATACAGGAGCGACTAGACTGTGTTTGCCAGCAGATATTATTAGTGATTTGGGTTTGCCTATGACTGGAGAAATTCAAGGGGAGACAGTAATTGGCAACAGGATGTTTCGCGTTTTTAAGGATATCACTCTTTCCGTCGCAGGGCGACAAGGGTTATATAATTGTGTGGAACTTCCCGCAGGTCAAGAACCTTTACTCGGTCAAATTCCCTTAGAAGATTTAGGCTTAGAACCAGACTTGAAAAATCAAGTGCTGAGGATATTGCCCGCAGAGGGAAAACAAAGCTATATCAGAGTGTAA
- a CDS encoding serine/threonine protein kinase — MPQPILTTAHCINPDCPRPYPQTWGNNFCQSCGAPLRLLNRYIPLQRLGIGGFAAIYTVWDLQSQTERVLKVLLENSPKALELFEQEAWMLASLRHPGIPRIEPDCYFHLELRIVSNQGNYSQRRLPCLLMEKIHGKTLQDILDDRPQGCPEAWVFSWLTQAVEILQELHDRNIIHRDIKPSNLMLREETGQLVMIDFGGAKQVGVDAVNKGSLSSTRLISPGYSPPEQIVGGAVGPAADFYALGRTCINLLTGKYPADLEDPLTGELRWRHIAPHSQSLANLLDDMVRSQARERPVNADQIRDRLAKISLSQNSQTSIVAVGQGVLNFSWEVLGTVAEGIGSLTVLLFSAIAQTVVASLDTAWEMVLGGLGGSVGAIGGLILAYWSPFGPQLASLLNQGLHELVPDLTFNVGVEVLLFGCAGLGTAFGLTDAGGFRQRRRYWMAGLTGMLGYGLGGLCWASGIDEMMLVGAMAIASLTLGMGLRSHHGVHTFVAAIAPFAVFASFKTFNFFPDSFLRFLLLAHSQPNWLQFWGSIAFFGLMGSAIGLCLGASHYLIVPLLRWLGWR; from the coding sequence GTGCCTCAGCCTATTCTTACCACCGCCCACTGCATTAACCCCGATTGCCCAAGGCCTTATCCTCAGACTTGGGGTAATAATTTTTGTCAGAGTTGCGGAGCTCCCCTGCGGCTGCTAAATCGCTATATTCCTTTACAACGCCTCGGAATTGGGGGTTTTGCAGCGATTTACACTGTCTGGGACTTGCAGAGTCAGACAGAACGAGTACTCAAAGTCCTGCTCGAAAATTCCCCCAAAGCTTTAGAATTGTTCGAGCAAGAAGCGTGGATGTTAGCGAGTTTACGCCATCCAGGGATACCCAGAATCGAGCCTGACTGTTATTTTCACTTAGAACTCCGAATTGTCTCAAATCAAGGGAATTACTCGCAACGCCGCCTCCCTTGTCTGTTGATGGAAAAAATTCACGGCAAAACTTTACAGGATATTCTCGACGATCGCCCTCAAGGGTGTCCAGAGGCGTGGGTATTTAGTTGGCTAACTCAAGCAGTGGAGATTTTGCAGGAGTTGCACGATCGCAATATTATTCACCGAGACATTAAGCCTTCTAATTTAATGCTCAGGGAGGAAACTGGGCAATTGGTGATGATTGATTTTGGGGGGGCGAAACAGGTAGGGGTGGATGCAGTTAATAAAGGGAGTTTGAGTTCGACGCGACTAATTTCTCCAGGTTACAGTCCTCCAGAACAAATTGTCGGGGGTGCGGTTGGGCCTGCTGCGGATTTCTATGCTTTGGGCCGGACTTGCATTAACTTATTAACTGGTAAATATCCGGCGGATCTTGAAGATCCTTTAACTGGCGAGTTGCGATGGCGACATATTGCGCCTCATAGTCAGAGTTTGGCTAATTTATTGGATGATATGGTGCGATCGCAGGCGCGGGAACGTCCGGTAAATGCGGATCAAATTCGCGATCGCCTCGCTAAAATTTCTTTAAGCCAGAATTCGCAGACTTCGATCGTTGCTGTAGGTCAAGGCGTGCTCAATTTTTCCTGGGAAGTGTTGGGGACGGTAGCTGAAGGGATTGGAAGTTTAACTGTTTTACTGTTCAGCGCGATCGCGCAGACAGTGGTAGCCTCTCTAGATACTGCTTGGGAAATGGTACTGGGCGGACTGGGTGGAAGTGTAGGGGCGATCGGTGGCTTGATTTTGGCTTATTGGTCGCCTTTTGGCCCACAGTTGGCGAGTTTGCTTAATCAGGGATTGCACGAGCTCGTACCCGATCTTACCTTCAATGTCGGGGTAGAGGTGTTGCTGTTTGGATGTGCTGGTTTGGGAACTGCTTTCGGTTTGACGGATGCGGGAGGATTTCGCCAGCGTCGCCGGTATTGGATGGCCGGTTTGACGGGAATGCTGGGCTATGGATTGGGGGGGTTGTGTTGGGCGAGTGGGATAGATGAGATGATGTTAGTAGGGGCGATGGCGATCGCATCTCTGACCTTGGGAATGGGTTTGCGTAGCCATCATGGGGTACACACTTTCGTGGCCGCGATCGCACCTTTTGCTGTGTTTGCTAGCTTCAAAACCTTTAATTTTTTCCCTGATAGTTTCTTGCGCTTCCTTTTACTGGCTCATTCTCAACCCAATTGGTTACAATTTTGGGGAAGCATAGCCTTTTTTGGCTTAATGGGAAGTGCGATCGGATTGTGTTTGGGCGCGAGTCATTATTTAATTGTTCCTTTATTGCGGTGGTTGGGATGGCGCTAG
- the cbiD gene encoding cobalt-precorrin-5B (C(1))-methyltransferase CbiD, whose amino-acid sequence MTNIKPRSGYTLPVFACAAALAALRYLHKDISSVDTVSVDLIEPAIAAEIPVEQVAFLKPGTALAVTRSDPGDNLDLTRNTPVWAMVELATGEEEIIIVGGEGIGYRQEGGEAAIYSYARQLLQENLRRSLQPGEKITVTIILPEGRQLAARTSNEAFGVVEGLSLLGTTGISQPLSAPGQLDDFRSELQKKADLFDSLVFCIGENGLDLATQLGVNPERLVKTANWLGPMLVEAGVQGLKSVLLFGYHGKLMKLAGGIFHTHHHLADGRREILTAYCVNSGLPAAVCTEIFACVTAEDGLQKLRTLDENTGSNWVERVYGAIASQIDQRSSDYIFTHCQRHLTIGSVLFGRDRKIILKSEMGDTLLSQIC is encoded by the coding sequence GTGACAAATATTAAACCTCGATCGGGATATACACTACCAGTTTTTGCCTGTGCTGCTGCACTGGCTGCGCTGCGCTATTTGCATAAAGATATTTCATCCGTCGATACCGTATCAGTAGATTTAATTGAACCTGCGATCGCAGCAGAAATTCCCGTAGAGCAGGTAGCATTTCTCAAACCAGGCACGGCTTTGGCTGTCACTCGCTCCGATCCGGGAGATAATCTCGATCTCACTCGCAATACTCCCGTTTGGGCGATGGTGGAATTGGCAACTGGGGAAGAGGAGATAATTATTGTGGGCGGTGAGGGGATAGGTTATCGCCAAGAAGGGGGAGAGGCGGCGATTTACAGCTATGCTCGGCAATTATTGCAGGAAAATTTAAGGCGATCGCTACAACCCGGAGAAAAAATTACTGTTACTATTATTCTCCCCGAAGGTCGCCAATTGGCTGCACGTACCTCTAACGAAGCTTTCGGCGTTGTGGAAGGACTTTCTCTGCTCGGTACTACGGGCATTTCTCAACCGCTGAGTGCTCCTGGTCAATTAGATGATTTTCGCTCAGAATTGCAGAAAAAAGCCGATCTCTTTGATTCTTTAGTCTTCTGTATTGGCGAAAACGGCTTAGACTTAGCGACTCAATTAGGTGTTAACCCAGAAAGATTAGTAAAAACGGCTAACTGGTTGGGCCCAATGCTTGTAGAGGCTGGAGTGCAAGGCTTAAAGTCAGTTTTGCTATTTGGTTATCACGGTAAATTGATGAAATTGGCGGGGGGAATTTTTCACACTCACCATCATCTTGCTGATGGGCGGCGAGAAATACTTACGGCTTATTGTGTAAATTCGGGACTACCGGCTGCGGTTTGTACAGAAATTTTTGCTTGCGTTACAGCGGAAGATGGACTGCAAAAATTGCGAACTTTGGATGAGAATACGGGCAGTAATTGGGTAGAGCGGGTTTACGGTGCGATCGCCTCTCAAATTGACCAAAGATCCTCAGACTATATCTTCACTCACTGCCAGCGTCATCTTACCATTGGTTCGGTACTTTTCGGTCGCGATCGCAAAATCATCCTCAAAAGTGAAATGGGCGATACACTTTTGTCTCAAATTTGTTAA
- a CDS encoding HepT-like ribonuclease domain-containing protein, which produces MPSREWPLRIQDILDAIARIQGVITGINFTEFESIEELILQGILYNFIIIGEASVNVNDEIKSRYPQIPWRLMGDMRNVMAHEYFQVNLDRLWRTISEDLPPLVPLLEELLAQEMRGD; this is translated from the coding sequence GTGCCCTCTAGAGAATGGCCTTTACGAATTCAGGATATTTTGGATGCGATCGCTCGTATTCAAGGAGTTATTACTGGAATAAATTTTACGGAATTTGAGAGCATAGAAGAACTGATTTTGCAAGGGATTCTTTACAACTTTATCATTATTGGTGAAGCTTCTGTTAATGTCAATGATGAAATTAAGTCTCGTTATCCGCAGATTCCTTGGCGTTTAATGGGTGACATGAGAAATGTGATGGCTCACGAGTATTTTCAAGTCAATTTAGATCGGCTTTGGAGAACTATCTCTGAGGATCTACCTCCTCTAGTACCGTTATTAGAGGAATTATTGGCACAGGAAATGAGGGGAGATTAG
- a CDS encoding nucleotidyltransferase family protein, translating to MKREDVLAILAAHKDNLKGLGVKSLDLFGSVARDEARPDSDVDFLVEFTQPGGLFQLFRVQHYLEDILGCAIDLGTEDALREHLREPILKEAIRAL from the coding sequence ATGAAACGGGAAGATGTATTAGCAATTTTAGCCGCCCACAAGGATAACTTAAAAGGTTTGGGGGTAAAGTCTTTAGATTTGTTTGGTTCAGTGGCGCGGGATGAAGCGCGACCCGATAGTGATGTAGACTTTTTAGTGGAGTTTACTCAACCAGGCGGGCTATTTCAACTATTTAGGGTACAGCACTATTTAGAAGATATATTGGGATGCGCCATTGACTTAGGAACAGAGGATGCTTTGAGGGAACATTTGCGGGAACCTATTCTCAAGGAGGCGATCCGTGCCCTCTAG